The Macrobrachium nipponense isolate FS-2020 chromosome 16, ASM1510439v2, whole genome shotgun sequence DNA window aataaagtttgttcatacttacctggcagatatatataatcaagtacccacccacctcccctcaggggacagtggaaataaaaattatgaatagaaaatgggaatggttcctgatacccgcctcccagcggcgggaatgggtactaaccacctggccgaccactgcgtgtgtcggaagtttttaaaattctgtcggacttcagaaaatacagctatatatatatctgccaggtaagtatgaacaaactttattgtatcataacaatatcatttttaatatgaaactcCATACCTAGTCATTGTAGGTTGCAAGGTGGACATTGGCTTAGAAAGAGCTCTCCATACTTAAAAATGAAATGCTATCGTTGTAGTTAGAAGGGAAATGTGCTGTAGGTGTTTGACATGTTCGTACCTTTGATGCTGGAAAAAGCTGAAGATCACCTGGTTGACATTCCATATAATTTCAATATAGTATACATTTTTGACTTTACATGACTTCTATTCTAGGATGTAAAATTAGCTTCAAGTTTATGGTTTAGAGGGAAGTGCTTTCCTCATGAAGTTGAATGATCAGTGTTCTCAATCAAAACTACGTATTATGTAATGCAATTTTTGGCTGCAAGTACTTTCTGTTTTCCAGGTCCTTatccaaaaaagaagaagaacccaCTTCAAGGTCAGAAAAATCCTGTCAGTTTTCTAAACGAGATACGCCCAGATGCAAAATTTAATGTTAGTGACATGGAAGGACCCAGCAACATGCCCACATTCAGAGTATCCTTAGAGGTAAGGCCATTTAGAGTATCCTTAGAggtaaggcatttttttttcatatgaggtTATGAATCTTATAGATAAGAGGAACCACTTAAAaggtttgattttatatatgaatattttacctAAGTTAAAGTGTGTTTATAAAAATCAGTACTTTTTTCCAGTTTGACGGTGAAACATATACAGCttcagcaaaaagtaaaaaacttgCAAAACGATTTGCTGCAGAGGCTGCCCTCAAAGTTTACCTTCAAACACCAACAGCTATTCAGCTTGGTTACAGTGAAAGCATGATTGAATTCAGTGATGGTGCTGAGGTAAGGGCAattttttatagttaatgattatccGTGCTCATGTTCATAATGTATTCCCATTGTTATTGTGATGTTCATCATGTAATTGCctaattttatgtaatttcttGTAATAGTAATGGTGATGTCATGTTTTCTAACTTGCAGGAAGCAGTTACACAAGGAAATGATGTCGAATCTGACAAGAAAACTACTACTACGACAGATACCAAGCCAGCTACAGACGATGTAGCATTACGAGGGAAAAATCCTGTCATGTACCTTAACGAATTACGAAAAGATGTAGCTTATGACTTAAAGGAAGAGACAGGACAGGCACATAACAAGAACTTTGTTATGAGAGTAACTGTTAGTGGGCAAGAGTTTGAAGGTTCAGGTGCGTCCAGTGTATTAAGGATCTTTAGTTTACCCTATAATCATTGTCATTGATCAATGAGTCACTTGTAGAATGGCACAGTACATTGGTAAATATTTTGATGATagtttcattgatttatttggtTAATTCCTGTTTCATTGATTTGTTTGGTTAATTCCTGTTTCATTGATTTGTTTGGTTAATTCctgtttcattgatttatttggtTAATTCCTATTTCATTGATTTGTTTGGTTAATTCCTGTTTCATTGATTTGTTTGGTTAATTCCTGTTTCATTGATTTGATTGGTTAATTCCTGTTTCATTGATTTGATTGGTTAGTTCCTGTTTCATTGATTTGATTGGTTAATTCctgtttcattgatttatttggtTAATTCCTGTTTCATTGATTTGTTTGGTTAATTCCTCTCATGAAACTAGTTCCTGAATAGTACAGTTAGTAGGTCAACTTACCATTTCATTGTTCTGGCATTCTGATAGGTGGTGAGCCTAACCTAAACTGTTCCTAAAACTCATTTAGTTTCAGAGATTTATCTTCACAATGCATCatttgtaaaagttaatagtCTAAAAAGTATCCTAATAATGTAGCTGAGATATGTTAGATGTTTACAAGATGTGTATAATCAATCACTCACTCAAGTTTCATACAAAGCATACTATTTATACAAAAGTATTGAGAAAGAGGTGCCATGGTATGCAGATGCATAGTCCATTGTAACAGTTGCAGATAAGTAcgtatacataaaaatatcataGTATGTAATGGTGATAAAAATATCATAGTATGTAATGGCGATAAAAATATGATAGTATGTAATGGTGGTTCTGTCAAATTTACCTCATTGATTGTGGGGTAAGTCCAGTGTGGTTATGGTAACTTAGGTGTCAGAGTTGAAGAATTTGATTTCTTTAGCCAAAAATCTTAGGAATTTCAGGTTGTGCTTTTTAAACCTAACATTTTGGTATAATATAGTCTGTGGAAATTTCCAATATGTAAAGGAAGTTGTACACAAAATCATATAAATTTGCCAAGCCTTGTGGCAAAAGCACAAAAAATGCAATAATGCAATTTAAAATTAAGCGTAAATTCTTTACACTAGTAGATACAGCACTGTACAACATGGTAGGTCAGGTGGCCTGGCAGCAAAGAACTCAACTGTTCATATTAAGTACGTATGTGAAAGAATCCGATATTTGAAGTCCCAATATGTTGAGGTGTGACTTTCCTTGAAAAGTGAACTTTGGAGATGATTGATTATTTGGAATATCATTTAGTTGCTAAACCTTATATATAAGCTGCACTGTTTGTTTACACCAACTTGTGAATATGtcaaaccttttaactttttttcacgTGACTTTCATATATGAGAATGGTATTGAGGCGGTTAATTACTGAGAACAGTACGTACACTTGTCATGGTATTAACAAGCATTGTggaaataatattctatttctttTGGTTTTGCAGGCCAGAGTAAAAAACTTGCCAGAGCAGCTGCTGCCCTAGAAGCCTTAAAAGGACTTGGATTAATGTaagttgattttattatttttatccttattttaaGATACACAAGTCGTTTGACAATGAAGTTTTCTCTCGCACCATTGGAAGTAGTACAGTAATGACAGTTGCACAGC harbors:
- the LOC135195506 gene encoding spermatid perinuclear RNA-binding protein-like isoform X3, encoding MEGNGYYPENDQGFGDGWGNNNRRNTSAQGGLYGNESFMQRGLYDYSTSSYGGDMGGGGQRLTGFGGNRMSSSNMYGSEMGSQRMPYGFGDMDMQNPSSQRDMSYGNTGSFSSMDQTGRRPFDDYDGSVGGEWQNKGMKRSDPGFKQGGPYPKKKKNPLQGQKNPVSFLNEIRPDAKFNVSDMEGPSNMPTFRVSLEFDGETYTASAKSKKLAKRFAAEAALKVYLQTPTAIQLGYSESMIEFSDGAEEAVTQGNDVESDKKTTTTTDTKPATDDVALRGKNPVMYLNELRKDVAYDLKEETGQAHNKNFVMRVTVSGQEFEGSGQSKKLARAAAALEALKGLGLMNKINPISEDNKGYQMLQKMGWSGTGLGAKEQGITNCIEPVKY